The following proteins are encoded in a genomic region of Arachis stenosperma cultivar V10309 chromosome 4, arast.V10309.gnm1.PFL2, whole genome shotgun sequence:
- the LOC130974102 gene encoding receptor-like protein 6: protein MGFFCSLAFSIQFLLLFSSSLFTNCFTLNDSTTTHHHECHQHESNALLSFKQSFFINCCSWDGIECDELTGHVISIDLSSSLLYGSMDPNSTLFSLVHLQSLDLSDNHFNHSQIPARIGNLSQLRHLNLSQFGETTLSGEVPTQISRLSNLLSLDLRSYNERFDYPLINRLQLKESTLRSLIQNSTRLEQLRLNFVTISSSLPHTLTNLTSLQILSFRHCELHGEFPIGIFSLANLTSLNFGENQNLQGTLPASIGNLTNLAHLALEDNSFHGEIPRSLFGLEKLADLFLYSNFFEGRLALDMFLKLKMLNTLDLTLNKLSLFSQNRAVNVTILPPIQWLGLGQCNLNGEIPTWIMNLTTLNHLYLHGNNLQGEISYFLFKLENLTGLDLSRNLFEGQIELEMLSKLKKLTFLGLGGGNKLSFLEGKNTSSVTFPSQIQYLDLSSCNLVHFPNFIQHLQELTGLSISDNRIKTIPSWMWNKTTLQSLDISNNLLMGEIPPSICNLQSLAYLDLSSNNLVGMIPSCLGSFSQSLQLLNVSGNKLTGNIPQIYVKGNVLQFIDFSSNQLYGQLPRALVNCRMLEFLDVRHNHFNDSFPFWLGSLPKLKVVSLRDNEFHGAIMCPLKYTFPQLQIMDLSQNGFSMKLTSEIIMCFKSMIIYNKRQLDFKDEIYFSGNVFIDIDSLSFSMSNKGVVMDYLGGQYLHHMVAIDLSCNKIYGEIPDTMGSLNGLVVLNLSNNMFTGSIPSSFGKLSNLEVLDLSLNSLSGNIPQQLTGLTFLDFFNVSFNNLSGPIPENGQLSTFDDNSFKGNKDLCGIQLLKKCEDHPKLPLQKPDGDQDSESGSFFELCWMVILIGYGGGLVAGLALGNAFAVDVFRLLQKIFSCV, encoded by the exons ATGGGGTTCTTCTGTTCTCTTGCTTTCTCCATAcagtttcttcttctcttctcatCCTCCCTGTTCACAAACTGTTTTACTTTGAATGATTCAACTACTACTCATCATCATGAATGCCATCAACATGAAAGCAATGCCTTGCTCAGCTTTAAACAAAGCTTCTTCATAA ATTGCTGCTCCTGGGATGGCATCGAATGCGATGAACTCACCGGTCATGTCATTTCCATTGATCTTAGTAGCAGCCTGCTCTATGGTTCCATGGATCCCAACAGCACCCTTTTCTCGCTTGTGCATCTTCAAAGCCTTGATCTTTCAGACAATCACTTCAATCACTCGCAAATTCCAGCCAGGATAGGTAACTTGTCACAACTGAGGCATTTGAATCTTTCTCAATTTGGTGAAACCACATTGTCAGGTGAAGTCCCAACTCAAATTTCCCGTTTGTCCAACTTGTTGTCCCTTGATCTTCGCAGCTATAATGAACGGTTTGATTATCCATTAATCAACCGTTTACAACTGAAGGAATCCACTCTGCGAAGCTTAATTCAAAACTCAACAAGACTTGAACAACTTCGCCTTAATTTTGTCACCATTTCATCATCTTTACCCCACACGCTCACAAACCTTACATCTCTGCAAATACTCTCTTTTCGCCATTGTGAACTACATGGTGAGTTTCCTATCGGAATATTCTCTCTTGCAAACTTAACATCTTTGAATTTTGGGGAAAACCAAAATCTGCAGGGCACATTACCTGCATCCATTGGAAACCTGACCAATTTAGCTCACTTGGCTCTTGAAGATAATAGCTTTCATGGTGAAATCCCTCGCTCTCTTTTTGGACTAGAGAAGCTTGCAGatttatttctatattctaATTTTTTCGAAGGCCGCCTAGCACTTGACATGTTTTTGAAGCTAAAGATGCTTAATACTCTTGACTTAACTCTCAACAAATTGTCTTTGTTCTCACAAAATAGGGCTGTCAATGTGACAATCCTTCCTCCAATTCAGTGGTTAGGATTGGGTCAGTGCAATTTAAATGGAGAAATTCCAACTTGGATAATGAATCTAACCACTTTAAATCACTTGTATCTTCATGGAAATAATCTTCAAGGAGAAATTTCATATTTCCTCTTCAAGTTAGAGAATCTTACAGGCCTTGATCTGTCTAGAAATTTATTCGAAGGACAGATCGAGCTTGAAATGCTTTCAAAGCTCAAAAAGCTTACTTTTCTTGGTTTAGGCGGAGGCAACAAGTTGTCTTTTCTTGAAGGGAAGAACACTTCCAGCGTAACATTTCCTTCTCAAATTCAATATTTGGATTTAAGTTCATGCAACTTAGTTCATTTTCCCAATTTCATTCAACACTTGCAAGAGTTGACTGGTCTTTCCATATCAGACAATAGGATAAAGACAATACCGAGTTGGATGTGGAATAAAACAACTCTTCAAAGTTTGGATATTTCCAACAACCTATTGATGGGAGAAATACCCCCCTCCATATGCAACCTGCAATCACTTGCATATCTTGATTTGTCTTCCAACAATTTAGTTGGCATGATTCCATCATGTTTGGGAAGCTTTAGCCAATCCCTTCAACTTTTGAATGTCTCAGGAAACAAATTGACAGGCAATATTCCTCAAATTTATGTGAAAGGAAATGTCCTTCAGTTCATCGATTTTAGTTCTAATCAGTTGTACGGTCAATTACCAAGAGCACTTGTCAATTGCAGAATGCTAGAGTTTCTTGATGTGAGACATAACCATTTCAATGACTCATTTCCTTTCTGGTTAGGATCTCTTCCTAAGTTAAAGGTTGTTTCTTTACGTGATAATGAATTTCACGGAGCTATAATGTGTCCATTGAAATACACATTTCCCCAGCTTCAAATCATGGATCTTTCTCAAAATGGTTTCTCAATGAAATTAACATCAGAAATAATCATGTGCTTCAAATCGATGATCATATACAACAAAAGACAACTGGATTTCAAGGACGAGATTTATTTCAGTGGGAATGTGTTTATAGATATTGATTCGCTTTCATTTTCAATGTCCAACAAAGGAGTTGTCATGGATTATCTTGGGGGTCAATACCTTCATCACATGGTAGCCATTGATCTTTCATGTAACAAAATTTATGGTGAGATTCCAGATACCATGGGAAGTTTGAATGGTCTTGTTGTGCTCAACTTGTCCAATAACATGTTTACTGGCAGCATCCCATCTTCCTTCGGAAAGCTTTCAAATCTTGAAGTCTTGGACCTTTCTCTTAATAGCCTGTCAGGAAATATTCCTCAACAACTCACAGGGCTAACCTTCTTGGATTTCTTCAATGTGTCTTTCAACAATCTCTCAGGTCCAATCCCAGAAAATGGGCAACTTTCAACATTTGATGATAATTCATTTAAGGGAAACAAGGATTTGTGCGGGATTCAATTGTTGAAGAAATGTGAAGATCATCCTAAGCTTCCATTGCAAAAACCTGATGGCGATCAAGATTCTGAGTCGGGATCTTTCTTTGAATTGTGTTGGATGGTAATTCTAATTGGATATGGGGGAGGCCTTGTTGCTGGGTTAGCACTGGGAAATGCTTTCGCTGTAGATGTTTTTAGGTTGCTGCAAAAGATCTTTTCATGTGTGTAA
- the LOC130975798 gene encoding receptor like protein 22-like: MLSNLKKLTYLGLGGGNKLYFLEGKNTSNGTFPSQIQILDLSSCNLVHFPNFIQHLQGLTGLFISNNGIKAITSWMWNKTTLQTLDVSNKILMGEISPSICNLQSLVFLGLSSNNLVGKIPPCLGSFSQSLQILMLDENKLTGNIPQTYVKGNALQFIDFGCNKLHGPLPRALVNCRMLELLDVSHNHFNDSFPFWLGSLPKLKVASFRDNRFHGAIMCPLKYTFPQLQIIDLSQNGFSKKLTSEIITCFKSMIISNKRQLDSKDVIYSEKTFLDIDSLPFSMSNKGVVMEYLGISGEIPDIMGSLNRLVVLNLSNNLFTGSIPSSFGKLSNLEVLDLTVNSLSGNIPQQLTALTFLDFFNVSSNNLSGPIPANGQLSTFDNNSFEGNKDLCGIQLLKKCEDPSKHPLQKPDGDQDSESGSFFELYWMVILIGYGGGLVAGLALGNAFAVDVFRLLKKIFSCV, translated from the exons ATGCTTTCAAACCTCAAAAAGCTTACTTATCTTGGTTTAGGCGGAGGCAACAAATTGTATTTTCTTGAAGGGAAGAACACTTCCAACGGAACATTTCCttctcaaattcaaattttggaTTTAAGTTCATGCAACTTAGTTCATTTTCCCAATTTTATACAACACTTGCAAGGCTTGACTGGTCTTTTCATATCAAACAATGGCATAAAGGCAATCACGAGTTGGATGTGGAATAAAACAACTCTTCAGACTTTGGATGTTTCCAACAAGATATTGATGGGAGAAATATCCCCCTCCATATGCAACCTGCAGTCACTTGTGTTTCTTGGTTTATCTTCCAACAATTTAGTTGGCAAGATTCCACCATGTTTGGGAAGCTTTAGCCAATCTCTTCAAATTTTGATGCTCGATGAAAACAAATTGACAGGCAATATTCCTCAAACCTATGTGAAAGGAAATGCCCTTCAGTTCATTGATTTTGGTTGTAACAAGTTGCATGGTCCATTACCAAGAGCACTGGTCAATTGTAGAATGCTAGAGCTTCTTGACGTGAGTCATAACCATTTCAATGACTCATTTCCTTTCTGGTTAGGATCTCTTCCTAAGTTAAAGGTTGCTTCTTTTCGGGATAATCGATTTCACGGAGCCATAATGTGTCCATTGAAATACACATTTCCCCAGCTTCAAATCATTGATCTTTCTCAAAATGGTTTCTCAAAGAAATTGACATCAGAAATAATCACGTGTTTCAAATCGATGATCATATCCAACAAAAGACAACTTGATTCCAAGGACGTGATTTATAGTGAGAAAACGTTTCTGGATATTGATTCGCTTCCATTTTCAATGTCCAACAAAGGAGTTGTCATGGAGTATCTTGGGA TTTCCGGTGAGATTCCAGATATCATGGGAAGTTTGAATCGTCTTGTTGTGCTCAATTTGTCCAATAACTTGTTTACTGGCAGCATCCCATCTTCCTTCGGAAAGCTTTCAAATCTTGAAGTCTTGGACCTTACGGTTAATAGCCTGTCAGGGAATATTCCTCAACAACTCACCGCGCTAACCTTCTTGGATTTCTTCAATGTGTCTTCCAACAATCTCTCAGGTCCAATCCCAGCAAATGGGCAACTTTCCACGTTTGATAACAATTCATTTGAGGGAAACAAGGATTTGTGCGGGATTCAATTGTTGAAGAAATGTGAAGATCCTTCTAAGCATCCATTGCAAAAACCTGATGGTGATCAAGATTCTGAGTCAGGATCTTTCTTTGAATTGTATTGGATGGTAATTCTAATTGGATATGGGGGTGGCCTTGTTGCTGGGTTAGCTCTGGGAAATGCTTTCGCTGTAGATGTTTTTAGGTTGCTGAAAAAGATCTTTTCATGTGTGTAA
- the LOC130974103 gene encoding receptor-like protein 6, which produces MGFLCSLTFSIQFLLFFSSSLFTNCFTFNHSTTTHHHECHQHESNALLSFKQSFIISKSASHNPSSYAKTLSWSPSTDCCSWDGIECNELTGHVLSIDLSSSQLYGSMDPNSTLFSLVHLQSLDLSDNDFNHSQIPARIGDLSQLRHLNISQFGETTLSGEVPTQISQLSNLLSLDLRSYTLQPFPYNLINHLQLKASTLTSLTQNSTRLEHLRLNFVTISSSLPHTLTNLTSLQMLSFRQCELYGEFPVGIFYLPNLTALNFGGNQNLQGPLPASIGNLTNLAYLYLEDNSFHGEIPRSLFRLKNLEFLSLSYNFFEGELALDMILKLKMLNALDLSFNKLSLFSQNRDVNVTTLPPIQWLGLSLCNLAGEVPTWMMNLTSLYHLDLSQNKLQGEIPYFLFTLENLTFLYLAGNMLEGQIELDMLSKLQKLTALSLGGGNKLYFLEGKNTSNVTFPSQIQKLDLSSCNLVRFPNFIQHLQELTDLFMSHNRIKTLPSWMWNKRTLQSLDISYNLLIGEISPSICNLQSLVVLDLSSNNLVGMIPSCLGSFSQSLQLLNVSGNKLTGNIPQTYVKGNALQLIDFSSNKLYGQLPRALVNCRMLEFFAVSHNHFNDSFPFWLGSLPKLKVVSLRDNEFHGAIMCPLKYTFPQLRIIDLSQNGFSTKLTSEIIMCFKSMIVSNKRQLDFKDMIYSGNIFIDINFLLFSMFNKGVVMDYLGGQYLHHMVAIDLSSNKIYGEIPDIMGSLNSLVVLNLSNNMFIGSIPSSLGKLSNLEVLDLSLNSLSGSIPQQLTELTFLGFFNVSFNNLSGPIPENGQLSTFDNNSFEGNKDLCGIQLLKKCENHPKLPLQKPDGDQDSESGSFFELYWMVILIGYGGGLIAGLALGNALAVDVYRLLKKIF; this is translated from the coding sequence ATGGGGTTCTTATGTTCTCTTACTTTCTCCATACagtttcttcttttcttctcatCTTCCCTCTTCACAAACTGTTTTACTTTTAATCATTCAACTACTACTCATCATCATGAGTGCCATCAACATGAAAGCAATGCCTTGCTCAGCTTTAAACAAAGCTTCATCATAAGTAAGTCTGCTTCTCACAATCCTTCCAGTTATGCTAAAACTCTTTCTTGGAGTCCTTCCACAGATTGCTGCTCCTGGGATGGCATTGAATGCAATGAGCTCACAGGTCATGTCCTTTCCATTGATCTTAGTAGCAGCCAGCTCTATGGTTCCATGGATCCCAATAGCACCCTTTTCTCACTTGTGCATCTTCAAAGCCTTGATCTTTCAGACAATGACTTCAATCACTCGCAAATTCCAGCCAGGATAGGTGACTTGTCACAACTGAGGCATTTGAATATTTCTCAATTTGGTGAAACCACATTGTCAGGTGAAGTCCCAACTCAAATTTCCCAATTGTCCAACTTGTTGTCCCTTGATCTTCGCAGCTATACTCTTCAGCCGTTTCCATATAATCTAATCAACCATTTGCAACTAAAGGCATCCACTCTTACAAGCTTAACACAAAACTCGACTAGACTTGAACACCTTCGTCTGAATTTTGTGACCATATCATCATCTTTACCTCATACTCTCACAAACCTTACGTCTTTGCAAATGCTTTCTTTTCGCCAGTGTGAACTATATGGTGAGTTTCCAGTCGGAATATTCTATCTCCCAAACTTAACAGCCTTGAATTTTGGGGGAAACCAAAATCTTCAGGGTCCATTACCTGCATCCATTGGAAACCTGACCAATTTAGCTTACTTGTATCTTGAAGATAATAGCTTTCATGGTGAAATCCCTCGGTCTCTTTTTCGACTCAAGAATCTTGAATTTTTGTCGCTGTCGTATAATTTTTTTGAAGGCGAACTAGCACTTGACATGATTTTGAAGTTAAAGATGCTTAATGCTCTTGACTTGTCTTTCAACAAATTGTCCTTGTTCTCACAAAATAGGGATGTCAATGTGACAACCCTTCCTCCAATTCAATGGTTAGGATTGAGTTTATGCAATTTAGCTGGGGAAGTTCCAACTTGGATGATGAATCTAACCTCTTTATATCACTTGGATCTTTCTCAAAATAAACTTCAAGGTGAAATTCCATATTTCCTCTTCACGTTAGAGAATCTTACATTTCTCTATCTAGCTGGTAATATGTTGGAAGGACAGATCGAGCTTGACATGCTTTCAAAGCTCCAAAAGCTTACTGCACTTAGTTTAGGCGGAGGCAACAAATTGTATTTTCTTGAAGGAAAGAACACTTCCAACGTAACATTTCCTTCTCAAATTCAAAAGTTGGATTTAAGTTCATGCAACTTAGTTCGTTTTCCCAATTTTATACAACACTTGCAAGAGTTGACTGATCTTTTCATGTCACACAATAGGATAAAGACATTACCGAGTTGGATGTGGAATAAAAGAACTCTTCAGAGTTTGGATATTTCCTACAACCTATTGATAGGAGAAATATCCCCCTCGATATGCAACCTGCAGTCACTTGTGGTTCTTGATTTGTCTTCCAACAATTTAGTTGGCATGATTCCATCATGTTTGGGAAGCTTTAGCCAATCCCTTCAACTTTTGAATGTCTCAGGAAACAAATTGACAGGCAATATTCCTCAAACTTATGTGAAAGGAAATGCCCTTCAGTTGATTGATTTTAGTTCTAACAAGTTGTATGGTCAATTACCAAGAGCACTGGTCAATTGTAGAATGCTAGAGTTTTTTGCTGTGAGCCATAACCATTTCAATGACTCATTTCCTTTTTGGTTAGGATCTCTTCCTAAGTTAAAGGTTGTTTCTTTACGTGATAATGAATTTCACGGAGCTATAATGTGTCCATTGAAATACACATTCCCCCAGCTTCGAATCATTGATCTTTCTCAAAATGGTTTCTCAACAAAACTAACATCAGAAATAATCATGTGCTTCAAATCGATGATTGTATCCAACAAAAGACAACTGGATTTCAAGGACATGATTTATTCTGGCAATATCTTTATAGATATTAATTTTCTTCTGTTTTCAATGTTCAACAAAGGAGTTGTCATGGATTATCTTGGGGGTCAATACCTTCATCATATGGTAGCCATTGATCTTTCAAGTAACAAAATTTATGGTGAGATTCCGGATATCATGGGAAGTTTGAATAGCCTTGTCGTGCTCAATTTGTCCAATAACATGTTTATTGGCAGCATCCCATCTTCCTTGGGAAAGCTTTCAAATCTTGAAGTGCTTGACCTTTCTCTCAATAGTCTGTCTGGAAGCATTCCTCAACAACTCACAGAGCTAACCTTCTTGGGTTTCTTCAATGTGTCTTTCAACAATCTCTCAGGTCCAATCCCAGAAAATGGCCAACTTTCCACATTTGATAACAATTCATTTGAGGGAAATAAAGATTTGTGTGGGATTCAATTGTTGAAGAAATGTGAAAATCATCCTAAACTTCCATTGCAAAAACCTGATGGTGATCAAGATTCTGAGTCAGGATCTTTCTTTGAATTGTATTGGATGGTAATTCTAATTGGATATGGGGGTGGCCTTATTGCTGGGTTAGCACTGGGAAATGCTTTGGCTGTAGATGTTTATAGGTTgctgaaaaagatcttttaa